From Aegilops tauschii subsp. strangulata cultivar AL8/78 chromosome 5, Aet v6.0, whole genome shotgun sequence:
gattgaagggggaccaatatatcttaattctatggttgggttttaccttaatgaacgttagtatttgcggatgcttggtaatagttccaatcataagtgcatagaattccaagtcagggatgacatgctagcagtggcctctcccacataaaacttgctatcggtctagtaaagtagtcaatttcttagggacaatttcgcaactcctaccaccacttttccacactgactatatttactttattgtgtctttatctaaacagcccctactttttatttacacgctctttattatcttgcaaacctatccaacaacacctacaaagtacttctagtttcatacttgttctaggtaaagcaaacgctaagcgtgcgtagagttgtatcggtggtcgatagaacttaagggaatatttgttctacctttagctccttgttgggttcgacactcttacttatcgaaagaggctacaattgacccctatacttgtgggttatcaagacctttttctggcgccgttgccggcgagcaatagcatggggtgaatactctcgtgtgtgcttgtttgctttatcaccaagtaatttttatttgctgttcttagttgttctctatctttagttatggatatggaacacgaaataccaaaaaaattaggtgtacttgctactcatggagatggggaacctcctaaaccCTCGATGCTTATTATGTGAAAGATATCATGTACTagtttgataatcctgagaaaaccccattcaactatgtaatgggagacacgttggatcaacgcaaatactttagggattatcgcttgactcaaaaagagaaactattatgggatcaaattcatatattgGAGTGGTATGCTaagcaactatgcttgagatatgattatacttgttgctctaggatgaagacTCCACACCTttccttttcatgcaaatttaatgataatgaatccttggcttcttatgctaatggtatatatgattactatgatgttgaacaaattgaagaatttgttgcttttaagggtgcttatgaaattgattCTTTGTTTggaaagtatgaagcttttgatgatgatatTTATAGGCCTGGAAATTTTGCTATAttgaaatattgctatgagaattatgaatataattccgacattgatgcgtttattgagaaagtctccgctgtccaagaagagactaatattttgcaggagtctatggaagaagaaattgagtAGATAACGGGCGTAGCCGGtgaaattcggatgtaacttttcgagtagatgatttttcatataaacaCTTTTTCATCGgaggtcgtatgcaaaagttacggCCATTTTACTGAAACATGGCGGCCTTTTGCAAAAAAGTTCAAAATTCATGTTTGTTAATTTTCCTAACAACTAGAACACATAACACATGGGCAtctattttttaaaacttttttgaatcttttatcattttcttttattttttaaaaaacCTAAAAGGCGATCAGGAGGGGGGTTTGTGTGTGTTTATGTGTGTGAGacgttagtaatggcgcaccctcCCTAccttagcaatggcgcaccagggagggtgcgccattactaacgtctcacacacacacacgcaggCACACCCCCACcagacatagcaatggcgcaccacacctagGTGCGCCACTGCTATGCTCATAGGAGTGGCGCACctaggtgtggtgcgccattgctatgtctggtgggtgggggggggggggggggatggacccaaaaaaatagcaatggcgcactgcgcatatggtgcgccattagtaaaaacatagcaatggcgcacctgaTTCTGGTGCGCctctgctatatagcagtggcgcaccaccatcatggtgcgccactagtagagATATTGGGgataagcctttttctagtagtgggtGGCAGATTTGGATTTTTAATGAATTGAAAGTGAACTATTTATGTATTATAGATTAGTCTTCTATAAAATGTAGTGATATTTATAAAGAAGTTCCATAGAAAACAACATTACTCTGTTTCATCTCGATTATTTTTTACATTAGAAGCCAACCTCGTTCAACTCACTGACTATCACCGATTCATGAGGAGGGCTTGGAGTCTAGTGCTGCTCCATAGAGAAGCACAGGCGCAACTATACAACTAAACCAACGTGGCTGTTACACCATTGGAGTTTGGCGTTGCTTTAATATTGGATAAAGTGAGTTCACAAATTACATGACTGTGTGTGCAGAGGCGTAGCCAGGCCCCAGGCAACAAGGGCCATGGCTGTAAAAACCTTTGTATATTGTAGCTATTTCTGTCACTGTAGCAACTACAAATACTCTAGCCAAGAAGGTTAGCCTGGGGCAGTGTGGCGGCGGCGTGTCTCTCGATAAGCTCGACCGTGCCTCCGCGCCAGGATTATATCTCACTTACAGTGAGATGTACGACATGCTCGTGTGAAGCTTTTTCTCATCGCGCAGTTATTAGGCCGGCCCATTTAGTTGGATTTTTTCCAATCGCTGCTTGCTCGTGTTTcgttctttcttctttctttcgcTTGTTGTAGAGTTTAGTGTTTTTCTTCCTTTTGGCCTATTAATTACACTGCTTTGGTTTTCatcagtttttttttcttttttgtgttttacggttttcatttggttttgtgTGTGTGTTTTCTATACGGTTTTCTTCTGTTTCATTTTTTCTATCTATTAATATTTTCTTTGGTTTCCATTAGTTTTACATTTCTCCATCGAGTTTTTTTGTTAAATATATTGggaaaaaagaataaaaatagactagtaaaagaaaactaaaaaatattaggaaaataaaaaatataaaaatattaccaaaaaataaaaagacatataaaagaaaaggaaaatatttggaaaaagaaaaaaccttattttatttttagtttttagttttagACTGTACATGTCCAGCTATTGCACAATCTACAAAAtattaaaagaaaaaggaaaaaatattgggagaagaaaaataataaataaagactagtaaaagaaaataaaaatatatggaaaataaaAAATAACAATATTAGGAaagtaatttttttttaaaagacTAATAAAGAAAAGGAAATATTAGGAAGAAGGAAAAACCttagtttatttttagttttgAATTTTAGACTTTACATATCCACCTGTTGCACAACCGGAAGAATCgtaaaaggaaaaaggaaaaatattggtaaaataaaaataataaaaaagacTAGTAAAAGGAAAGTAAAAAATGTTACGAAAATAGAAAAATATtagtaaaataaaaataaaaagattaataaaagaaagaaaaatattagtcaaaataaaataaatattaGGAATGTAAAAGGAATAAAAACGACtaataaaataaaagtaaaaaatATTAGGAAAAAAAAAGACTAACATCGCACCGTACTTCTAACCCCCCGCACCTTCAAGGAAGAGACCTAGGGTCACAGGCCGCCAGGACAGGCCCGGCCAGAAGTGCGTAGCGACTGCTTTTGCCTCGGCAGAGATGAATCAACGCTGCGTCCTCGGCGATGAAAAGGTAAGCACTGGGCTGTTTAAGCCGCGTACAATGTTGCTAGCCGAGCGATGTGGTACTAAACCGTTCCAGATATGCTGCGTTTGTTTGTTCGTAGACTGGGCCGTCTTGTTCGTTCGTCCGCTGGCCCACAGTCTTAGCCAGCGCGCTAGTGAAAACGCTGCGTTGTctcaaagaaaaaaaaggaagtaAAAACGCTCCGTCAGCGAACGTGGTTATCGCCGCATgaaaagaggaagaaaaggaaacagAAAGTCAAACCGATCCAAGAACCGATCGGgtttctcttcttctcctttagGTTTCCGCCGATTTTCTAGGGCACGGCTACTCCAGATCGATCCAAACACACAAATGTCGACGATGGAGCCATCAGCGGGGCGGTGGTCCGACCTGCCCGACGAACTCGTCGGCATGGTCCGCTCCAGGATCGCCTCCCTAGGCGACCGCGTGCGCTTCCTCGCCGTATGCAAGTCATGGCGGGCCGTCGCGCCGTGGCAACCGACGCCTCCCGCCGCGCCGCTGCTGCTCCTCTCGCTGTGGGCAGGCTGGGGGGAGAAGCACATGTGCGGCCCTGACGGCAGTTGGGTCTTCCGCGTCCCAAGCAAGGCAGACGGTAAGCAATTCCTAGGCTCCCATGACGGTGGATGGGTCGTGGTGTTCGACTCCCATGTGCTCACCGTTGTGAACCTCTTCTCTGGAGTCGAGGTGGCGCTCTCCCCCAAACAATCCCGGCCGGCCTTCTTCATGAAGAACATGCAGAAGATCATCTTCTCTCAACACCCGACCTCCTCCAACGGTTGCATCCTCGCCGCCATAGTGGAAAATTGGTCCCAAATTGCGTTGTGCAGACTTGGCTGCTCGGAAGGCGAGTGGACCACGTATGGCCGGCATGAGTGGACTGCTGGCTGGCGCAGGAAGGTGATCTTCGACATTGCTTTCTGCAATGGCGAGCTCTATGGCCTCATGGGCAACGAGGGCGAGGGCGAGAGCGAGTTATTAGTTAGATTTGAAATCGGAGCAAAAAAAGACGGCACACCTGTGATCATAACAAACCACGAGCTCCCTATCCAAAGGCCCTCTGGCACCAACGACTGTTTACCCTACGCCAGGTACATCTTTGAGCTGCATGGCAAGCCTTCGATGGCGGTAATGACTCGATGGTTGCCCAACCGTGAGCCTTTCTTCAGGGTCTTCAAGCTTGTTGATGCCGGCATTGATGAGGTTTGCGAGGCAGAGGTGACGAGCTTCGACGACTACGCCTTGTTCTTGGGGACACGGTGGTCTAAGGCAGTGCACGTGCCAGTGGGTGTCGGGCACCACAGTCCGGAGAGAAACCACATCTATTACTCTACCTACTCACCAGAAAACAAGTCATCGGGAGATGAGGTGTACTCGGTAATATCAAACCATGGCACGTATATTGAGATgtgttgcaagaaagatcaaacTATCGAAGACGGTGTCGACAAAATAGGATACTATGTGAGTGCTCGAAATGATGCAGTGTGGCTTCTTCCTCCAGACTTGTAGTTGATCGACATATTACTTTGGCTGTTGGGGAAGGAAACACGAGACCGAGAAAAATTGCTAGCGAAGTTTACATTTCAGGATCGACTGGTTTCCCTTGTCTGCAGTAGCAGTTTTAGGCCCGAGAGGCAACAAGAACTATACGATTCACATGTGACGTACGTGTTATTAGATACTTTTATTTATTCTTTCTGGGTTTATATACCCTTTGGTGGTGGACATGTTGGAACATATACACAGAGTTGCATATTTGCAAATAAAGCTCGTCGTTCACAGAATTAATCTGCTACTCTGGCGCAGGGCCGGTCCATACATATTCGGGGCCCTGGGCGAGACGGCAAAATGGGGCCCTTGTGGACAAATAAAAATTTAGAATATATTGTATTTCGAAAGCAACTATGTGCATAGCATAGAGTGATGGTCCAGAGAACAACATCATAATAGTATGGATTATGGAAACAATATAGTTGTACAAAAGTTCGCTCTTCAAAGTGGCACAAAGAGACCATCATCTCGCTCTTCTAAGTATGAAAACCTTGTCAAAGCTGATAGCAACTTGAACCGTTTGTGTTTTTTTCACTTTCTTTTCTCACTGATAAACAGTTTTTAGAACACACGTCACCAAACAATGGCAGAAAAACTGTCAATAGAGGGAACAAAAGCACTTGAATATGGGCATATGGCTTGATGTCGAATTGTCGATGTAGCTTCCAAGATCTGCAAGGCTGCAACACTTAATCCCATCCCCCTTCTCATCCCTGGATCCAATGAAGCTTTGAAGAACAGGACAACAGAAGAGTAGGAACTAGGAAGAGAAGAATTGGAGATGTCAGATGGAGCAATCAGAGGCGGAGAGGCGGGCTGTTTAACAGCGAATGAAAATAGTACTTGATTAGGCGAAGGAGGGAGACGTACCATCTCTGATGCGGTGATGCCTCAAATGCCTATTGATGGGGAACGTTGAGGATGCAATGAGACATTATTGGGGAAGGGAATAGCACCATCGGTCTCCATTAATGGATGCACGGGAGCGGCGACACTGTTCTCTGGGGTTGGAGAATTTGAAGGAGGAGCTGAGGAGGCGAGTAAACTGGAGGTGATCGATGGATTTTCTTTTAGGCAAAGGAGATCGATGGAGTGCTGCGGTAGCTTAGCGAACTAGTAACGTGAGTGCTAGCTACATGGTGGGCTTGGGCCTTATTTTTTTTCCTCTTATTTTTCTGGACCTAAAGAAGAAAATATCCTAATACTGTACTACTACCTGGGCCGGGGCCCCTACCTCCTAGGGCCCCAGGGCGGTCGCCCCGTTGCCCTGGCCTATGGGCCGGCCCTGCTCTGGCGTTGTGGTGGTGTGACGTCGGTGGCCGGTGGCAGTAGTGAGCTTGCGGATGCTGGGAGGATGGAGTGTGGCGTATGACGGGAGAAATCCTTCTCCGACTCTAGTCGGAGGCTGCAATGGCGTCGCCAACAGCGACCTCCCCCTTGTCGAAGGCGCTGCAGTGGTCCTGCTGTCATGTCCTTCGCTCGACGTTTCGACTCTGGTGGTGGCTGTTGGTGGCGGTGACCTGTCGACGACGCATGGTTTTTGTGGCtcgatggatggatggatgagaTGCATTGTTCTAGGATTTGGTGATCTCCAGGTGAAAGCCTCGCATTCACTTTTGTCGGTGGCGGTGACGACAACGTCCTGGGACATTGTTTCCCTTCTTGGAAGCGTCGTCGAGGAGCCCCTTCACCTCCCGTCTTTTGGGTCTTGAGTTCTCCAGGTGAAAACCCGAGTTGAGGCATTGGTCGGAGCAGCCGTCGACGACGTGTATGTCACTTCCCGCTTGGGGGCGTCGCCTTTGAAGTCCAGTCGTTTGTCTGGTGGCAGTGCCTTGTGTTTGTCTTGTAGTTCGGCGTCGCCTAGGCAAGTGTGTAGTCTCGGCGTGGAAGCCGGAGTGGCGGCTCCGCAATCGGTTGGTAGGTTGTCGACTTTGGTTGCTAGGGTGGCAAAGTCGTCGACTCGTTTTGTACGCAGTCACGGGGCTGGTATGTGTTCTTCGTAAGCCGGAGCGGCGGGTCCGAATCATGTGGTAAGGTGTCGACTTTGGTTGCTAGCATAAGCCCGAACCCTGttgtctatgccgacggctgccGTTGTCTTAGATCCGTTCGTATAGAATACGTCAGCGTCACCTTGATCCAGAAaggtgtcgaggtagtagatgagttccgtcagcatgacggcgtggtaaCGGTGATGTTGAAATGATTCTCGcggggctttgcctaagcaccacAAAACTATGACAggaggtgtaaactgtggaggggggagCCACACACGGCTAACGattgttgttgtgtgttctacGCGCCCCTCcacatgtatatataggtgggagggggaggggagcagcaagggtgcacgccaagtaggaggaatcctacttgggggcctcctccaattcggcctcccctcTTCCTTTTTTGCCGGAGAGAAAAGGCAAGGGGGAAGGGAGAAAGGAAGGGTCTCAAATTCGGCCTCCTGCCTAAGGGGGGGGGgtgccaccccttgtgggctggtgtgctcccctcttatagcccatatggcccatatcttcccaccgggggttccggtaacccccctggtactccgataaatacctgATACActtcggaacacttccggtgtccgaatactatcatcctatgtatcaatctttacctctcgaccatttcgggacacctcgtcatgtccgtgatctcatccgggactccgtacaacattcggtcaccaaatcacataactcatataatactaaatcgtcatcggacgttaagcgtgcggaccctacgggttcaagaactatgtagacatgaccgagacacctctccgatcaataaccaatagcggaatcaggatgctcatattggatcctacatattctacgaagatctttatcggtcgaaccgttatgacaacatacgtaattccctttgtcatcggtatgttacttgcccgagattcgatcgtcggtatccacatacctagttcaacctcgttaccggcaagtctctttactcattccgtaatacatcatcccgcaactaactcattagtcactttgcttgcaaggcttatgatgtgtattaccgagagggcctagagatacctctccgatactcggagtgacaaatcctaatctcgatctatgccaacccaacaaacaccttcagagatacctgcagagcatctttataatcactcagttacattgtgacgtttgatagcacacaaggcattactccggtattcgggagttgcataatgtcatagtcgaaggaatatgtatttgacatgaagaagcaatagcaataaaactgaacgatcattatgctaagctaacggacgagtcttgtccatcacatcattctcctaatgatgtgatcacgttatcaaatgacaactcatgtccatggttaggaaaccttaatcatctttgatcaacgagctaataa
This genomic window contains:
- the LOC109782064 gene encoding uncharacterized protein is translated as MEPSAGRWSDLPDELVGMVRSRIASLGDRVRFLAVCKSWRAVAPWQPTPPAAPLLLLSLWAGWGEKHMCGPDGSWVFRVPSKADGKQFLGSHDGGWVVVFDSHVLTVVNLFSGVEVALSPKQSRPAFFMKNMQKIIFSQHPTSSNGCILAAIVENWSQIALCRLGCSEGEWTTYGRHEWTAGWRRKVIFDIAFCNGELYGLMGNEGEGESELLVRFEIGAKKDGTPVIITNHELPIQRPSGTNDCLPYARYIFELHGKPSMAVMTRWLPNREPFFRVFKLVDAGIDEVCEAEVTSFDDYALFLGTRWSKAVHVPVGVGHHSPERNHIYYSTYSPENKSSGDEVYSVISNHGTYIEMCCKKDQTIEDGVDKIGYYVSARNDAVWLLPPDL